AGGACGGATGTGTTCCTGACGCTCTCTCTGTCCTCAGACCCGTGTAAGTGGACCAAGCAGCACGTCCTGCAGTGGCTGTACTGGGCGTCCGGAGAGTTCAGTCTGACCAACATCAACTTCTTCAAGTTCGACCTGAGCGGACAGGAGCTGTGTGACCTGGGCAAGGACGGATTCCTGGATCTGGCTCCGGATTTCGTGGGTGATATCCTGTGGGAGCATCTGGAGCAGATGATGAGAGGTAACGGAGGACAGCGGTGTCAGAGTTAGACTGGAGAGGTATGAGCTCACGTCTGATTGGCTGTGCTTTACTTCCTGCAGCGTGTCAGGAACATGAAGAGGCCAGAGTCTTGAGTCGCGAGGGCAGCTGGTCGAGCGGTGAGTGTTTCCTGCTGTACAAGTGCATTATTAGATCTGTTCTGGACAGAATCCAAGCTTTAGGTGAGAATAGAGGCTGGAgctgaattaaagtgaatttCACTCCTAAAAACATCTTTGATTtctgtctgttgacagtattCTCTGATTTacagagtaataaaaaaaagaagtccaCACTTAAGAATTTTAAGTCTGGATTCATCTGAATGATATGCGAATGAGCACATATTTAATGAGCCACTCCCTCAGTGGATATGTAAACGCGGTGTAATTGAGCTGATGTTGTTTGctgtgcaggtgtgtgtctgGAGGAGGCTTCTCTGAAGGTCCCGGAGTCTCGTGGCAGTCTCCTGCGGGATCTCTTCCAGACGGCGGAGGACTCCGGTCTGCTGTCGTGTGGTCAGGAGCTCTCTCTGTACTCCAGACCTCAGCTCAGCACGGTCAGCGTCAGCTACATGAAAGCGTGTCCAGGTCTCAGCGCAGGTCAGCTCTCGCTCGTGTCTCTGTCTGTCGAGTGTCTGATCCGTGTGTGACGCAGTGCTCTGTTCTCCACAGTCTCGTCCTGCGAGCAGACGTCGGTGGAGAGCGTGGAGAGTGTGGATGGCTCTGAGAGTGTCCTGCGCTCCTGGGGCAGTCACTCATCGCTCGCTGATGCCCAGCGCGTCCCGTCCTACGACAGCTTCGAGGAGGAGCTGGTCTCGGCTCCGCTGGGCCTCAGCAAACACGGCCTGTCCTTCAAAGACTACGTCCAGGAGAGGAACGAGCCTCTGGAGCAGGGCAGACCCGTGATCCCCGCCGCCGTGCTCGCTGGATTCACCGGTGCGTCTCCTCCACACGCTAACACCGGCTTCAGCTGCGCTCATGAAACACCTACCGTTCTGGAGGGAAACATTTTGGATACATATTAGCATTAGACTTCAAACATTTTGCTGTTCAATAAATGTTACAATTACGATTCCAAATTTAATATAACAATACTTTTTAAttaaccaaaatgaaaatgcatttggaaggaaaactaaataataatatttaataatgataaaaattctAGTTAAAATATCtactgatctgaataaatattcatatttactattacatttttttattattattattttaatctcagTTTAAAGTATGCACTGAAAActattgattaataataaatgttctgcTTTATTATTCTAACTAAATtctaataaatattcataatttttaataataaaaaatcttatttattattctagctcatatttaaaatatgcattgatggaaataatacatatttttttattgataattaatattcattatacTATAAAAATGTGCAATGATAGGAATGATGCATATCTATTGGTCTAACCCATTTAAAATACCAATATTTATTAGTCATATCAATGCACATTTATCAATAATAAATACCTACTTGTACACATtgatatgattatttataacaaaattaaaattatcaaaTAGTGAATAAATTTTTTGTTATGACTATtcttattagtaattattttttttttttttcatttgcatgcagtcaagttttgttttgttttgtttgtccaaATTAATACCTGATGTGAATTTACACCTGAAAATGCATGTTTGGTCTCTGAGTGTTCAACTGTCCATCTTTGGTACGGAACAGGAAGTGGCCCCATCCAGCTGTGGCAGTTCCTGCTGGAGCTGCTGACGGACAGCAGCTGTCAGAGCATCATCAGCTGGACCGGAGACGGCTGGGAGTTCAAGCTCACCGACCCCGACGAGGTGAGGATGAGGAGTCTGCTCTAACATCTACTGTTGAACGCTGATGAGCTCTCTGTAACCAGGATGTTGTTGTGTCATCAGGTGGCCCGCCGCTGGGGGAAGAGGAAGAACAAGCCCAAGATGAACTACGAGAAGCTGAGCCGAGGCCTGCGCTACTACTACGACAAGAACATCATCCACAAGACGTCAGGGAAGCGCTACGTGTACCGCTTCGTCTGCGACCTGCAGAACCTGCTGGGATACACGGTGGAGGAGCTGCACGGCATTCTGGGAGTTCAGCCGGACACCGAGGACTGAAGCGGCGGCGGGAACCCTGCGTCACGTCCAGACCTCAGCGGGGGTCTCTGTTTACGGGAGCGACCGAGCGCGATTCTCCTTGCGGTTCTTCGGTCAGCCGAGAGTTAAAGACACTTTTAAACACTTGACACTGGGTTTGATCTTTCCACGCTGTGTTCGCTCCACCAGGTGATTCCTGTAACAAAGATTAACCAACAGACGAAAGCCTGAAACACAGAGAGCGTTGGTTTTCCAGGATTGCCTTACGAACGCCTCTCTTCAGAGAGAACCAGCGCTGATCTTTCCATTCGTTCACACCTGGATCTTCACACCTGGTGGCCTTTCTAACGGAGAGACTCAATCACTCTGAACTTtgatttagctttgatttgatgTCGAATGTTGGTGCAGGATTTGCGAGCGCTTCTGTTTTTCCTGATATTCCTGTGTATTTTGTGAGTGTTTCAGTTCATGTATTTATTGGAGTCTAGCTGGACTGCTTGTTGCTGGTTTTCGCTCCGGCCAAAGGGACGTGGAGATTTCACGTCTGAATGTTTACGTTTACCAAAGCTACGAGGCGTTAGCCTGACGCAGAACTGAAAGCTGCTTTCGTTTCGTACACTGGAGATCTTTCAGGATCAGAAGCACAGTTTGACTGTAAATGTATGCTGTTTATTTACTCTGCGTTACTGTAGAGACGCCGGACTATTCTTCTtcttactattattgttattattaagagAATTTATACGGAAACCATGTGattgtaaatgtgtttgtatgtatttggTTGTTTTTCTATATCCAGTTGCTCTTTAGAGCATGTTTATTTTGCAGATGATTCTGAAAAGAGTTTTATGATGATGAGATTTATTGATCTGTTCGAGTGTTTTTAAGAGAGTCACTGCAGCATCTCTTTATTAAAGACGTCTGAACGTCCTCGGATCCGTGACTTTACACCGGTGGAAACATGTTCAGCAGGATCTGTGTGTTTGACTCACGAGGATCTGTTCAGACGTGCATCTTTATGTCATGCCAAGTATCTGTCAAAGTCAAcaaataaattcttgttaaatGATGTGACGTGTGGAGCTGTTTTTCTCTGaatagatgtgtgtttgtgtaacatTTGACCGAATTTCCAGCGAGTTTAGTAAGAAAtcagatcagtggttctcaagtTTTTTGACTCCAGGCACAACAATTCAGTAATATATTATTCTTCCAaaacttattttagttttttttaagtgtatggaTGCTCATAGTTTCTGTACATTGTAGGATCCCAGATTTTTAAGAGCTCGATCTGTTGTATTTAGTTAACTTCCACAACTTCTCTAGCTCTAGAAATCACTATTTTGAAATCAAACTTCCTCATTTAGGCTGATTTTCCAGGCTGTGAATCACAGTTCTTCAATGAAAAAACAGCTGTTGAGAAGGTGAATTAAATCATGTGTTTTTTAGTTCAGTCGTGACAAATCTCAGTGATTATTTCAACCAGGATTTATTGGCATgggcatgaaataaacattagcTTGATTTTGACGGATGAGGTCTGCTACGCGGCTGagcaaatacaataatttgttcAACTAAGTCCAAAATAAGAAGGAAGGCTGCTGCAAGAAGTGCTGTAGATCTgtgcaggtggagctggggaggagGAGGGACAACAGAAGCTCACACAGGCTAGGATACAGTATACATTACAGAGTACTCCTGACTGGCTGGTGCCACGGTTTGAACGAGCCAATTAGTGATTAGTGAAGTTTCATGCCCGAACTGTAtttgttttagcttattttaaagCTTGTGTTGTGTTGAGGCCCCTAGTGGACCCCGGACCCCGGAGTGTGTTTGACCCGTAGCTCCcagacattaaacacacacacacacacacacactctctctctcaaacacttacacattcaaacatacacacacacacacagctgagtcaacactcataataaagaCTTAACTGATGCTCTCGATGCACAGGTGCCCTATACATATaggctgaaacacacacacatgcttcactgatgagtgtgtgtgtgttatcgtACGTTCTTCCTGTGAAGAGATAATAGCCAATTACAAACACCGTGAGAGATGGTTTATCAGTGTATGAACAGAATGAGTGTATCTGAGACGGGAAAGAATGAGAAATGAAACGGATTATTATCTGTTCAGGAACCAGTTCTGCAGCATCTTTAACTCCATCTGATGATTTACAGCTAAACACACCTCATCCACAGGCACTTAAACTAACACCCATCATTTCACTATAACTAAACCTTCTACACATTTACTACAAACACTAGAGTTCACGTATATTTCATGTTACACATCTCAAATGAATTGGACTGTCCGTTCTTCTGAATCAAGAAGGTGAACACACACGATGCAATCTCGTTATCACGGTAATCACGGTACGGTGTGAACACTACTGTAATGAATCTGCAGTGGTTAGGAGGTACAGCGGTCATTTGTAGGAGCTCTCAGTAAAAAAAGTCCCATTGTAATAACGACTATAAGGACAAAACACGTTTTAAATGTTGAAACCtctaaattacagttacttctaATCCTGGGTTAAAAACACTGGGTTAActttcttatttgcatatttttctgtttatatgtttatgtaaGGGCCCTAGCATTGGTCATCCTGCTATTACCAAAGACTGTATAACACCCAAGATGTGTCACTCCAACAGTTTTGAACTTAGATATGTATAATAGATGCCTGATTAGCAACTGTTACTATGGGAAGCTACAGTATATGTAAGCCTTATCAAACTTGATATTCACTATAACAGTAATATAAGTTACAAGACTTATAATATTgagtttgtacatttaaaaacacaaaccaacacaaGGCTATCCCATTTCTCCTGGAATTTAAATCTAGAACATAGCAAAGgaaacaacatttatgagacagttgttgtcagatttcattgatttcaaatattaaatttaatctaatgcttggcaaacagttttggagaaagaaacagactttttttgagattttaaggGTAATAACTAAATTCTTCTTTACTCCAATTGACACATCTTTTACTTTATCCATCAATCGTTGAAACGACCGTTATAAACACGTGCGACGGTGAAGCGCGCGTTTTTCTCTCCTGGGAGCGGATTCATTACCGCGGTTTTAAAGTGTGGTTTAGGACGATGATAACCCAGGGTTAACTGCGGTGTGAAAAGGCCTTATGAACGGGAGGAAGTAACGTTAAATATCTCAGTTTACTGTATCTCCATGCTTTCCGTTATTAATCCTGTGAGCTCCGTCTGCGATCTGTTTCTGTTACCAGTGAGCCGCTCCGAGCCGTTCACAGACGACCGTTACTAACACAAGAGGAGCCTTAAAGGGGcagctcacccaaaaaattaTCATGTACTGTATGACTTTGTTCTATGGAACATaaaaagatatttagaaaaatgtctctTAAATTTGGATGTCAGTGGGGTCCAGT
Above is a window of Carassius auratus strain Wakin chromosome 35, ASM336829v1, whole genome shotgun sequence DNA encoding:
- the LOC113054793 gene encoding protein C-ets-2, with amino-acid sequence MCNMEPLLPGFRNTLKRQAAFELFEDPMSLFSGCYPVEEEQAAQEVPSGLDCLSQDAGVCSVPLLTPCSKALVSQALKDSFNGFSKVQRVCGISNNPCKWTKQHVLQWLYWASGEFSLTNINFFKFDLSGQELCDLGKDGFLDLAPDFVGDILWEHLEQMMRACQEHEEARVLSREGSWSSGVCLEEASLKVPESRGSLLRDLFQTAEDSGLLSCGQELSLYSRPQLSTVSVSYMKACPGLSAVSSCEQTSVESVESVDGSESVLRSWGSHSSLADAQRVPSYDSFEEELVSAPLGLSKHGLSFKDYVQERNEPLEQGRPVIPAAVLAGFTGSGPIQLWQFLLELLTDSSCQSIISWTGDGWEFKLTDPDEVARRWGKRKNKPKMNYEKLSRGLRYYYDKNIIHKTSGKRYVYRFVCDLQNLLGYTVEELHGILGVQPDTED